A genomic window from Candidatus Omnitrophota bacterium includes:
- a CDS encoding ferritin gives MPFFESIEKMDPKHVDLERARKSLREELEAIDFYQERIDATDDDSLKKLLAHNMNEEKEHAAMLMEWIRKNDPTQDKMFKEHD, from the coding sequence ATGCCATTTTTTGAGTCAATAGAGAAGATGGATCCGAAACATGTTGATTTAGAAAGAGCTAGGAAATCTTTGCGGGAAGAGCTTGAAGCGATTGATTTCTATCAGGAAAGAATAGATGCTACTGATGATGATTCGCTTAAAAAGTTACTCGCGCACAATATGAATGAGGAAAAAGAACACGCGGCGATGCTTATGGAATGGATCAGAAAGAATGATCCAACGCAAGACAAGATGTTTAAAGAGCACGATTAG
- a CDS encoding 4Fe-4S binding protein yields MAAKVDQKKCNGCGTCKDICPVNAIKIENEKAIISDDCVECGACVNQCPTEAISI; encoded by the coding sequence ATGGCGGCGAAAGTTGATCAAAAGAAATGTAATGGTTGTGGCACGTGCAAAGATATTTGTCCGGTTAATGCGATAAAGATAGAGAACGAAAAAGCCATAATCAGCGATGATTGTGTGGAATGCGGCGCTTGCGTAAATCAATGCCCAACTGAAGCAATTTCGATTTAG
- a CDS encoding NifB/NifX family molybdenum-iron cluster-binding protein, which produces MKICVTSEGENLDSKVDPRFGRSQNFIIVDIDTLEFEAIGNPNIESMGGAGIQSAQLVASKQVKAVVTGNVGPNAFQTLQAAGVEVFTGASGTVKETIEKYKKGEFKANSSPSVGSHSGIPNKKK; this is translated from the coding sequence ATGAAAATATGTGTCACTTCAGAAGGCGAAAATTTGGATTCCAAGGTTGATCCCCGTTTTGGCCGGAGTCAGAATTTTATTATTGTTGATATCGATACTTTAGAATTCGAGGCTATTGGGAACCCGAATATCGAATCTATGGGTGGAGCGGGAATTCAATCTGCGCAGTTGGTTGCTTCAAAACAGGTTAAGGCTGTGGTTACGGGAAACGTCGGGCCGAATGCTTTTCAAACATTACAAGCGGCAGGGGTAGAAGTTTTTACCGGCGCATCAGGTACTGTTAAAGAAACGATTGAGAAATATAAGAAAGGAGAATTTAAGGCGAATTCCAGCCCAAGCGTAGGTTCGCACTCTGGAATACCGAATAAGAAAAAGTAA
- a CDS encoding NifB/NifX family molybdenum-iron cluster-binding protein: MRVGVVLEDENGVKGNVCAHFGQCKFFFLADIDKDKKKIISSRIVPNNTVHGGGGCVAVDEILKHKITHVIAGGMGMGAQQKFASAGVKVFGYVGNVQKALDDFMNNTLGGLDACKDHGDGGGCH, translated from the coding sequence ATGAGAGTCGGAGTCGTATTAGAAGATGAAAATGGAGTGAAAGGTAATGTCTGCGCGCATTTTGGGCAGTGTAAGTTTTTTTTCTTAGCGGATATTGATAAGGATAAGAAGAAAATAATCAGTTCGCGTATTGTACCGAATAATACTGTACATGGTGGGGGAGGGTGTGTTGCAGTCGATGAGATATTAAAGCATAAGATAACCCATGTTATCGCTGGAGGTATGGGCATGGGCGCTCAGCAGAAATTTGCCAGCGCTGGAGTTAAAGTGTTTGGCTATGTTGGTAATGTGCAAAAAGCACTGGATGATTTTATGAATAATACTTTGGGCGGCCTTGATGCTTGTAAAGATCATGGCGATGGCGGAGGATGCCATTAA
- a CDS encoding DUF5320 domain-containing protein: MPGFDGTGPRGQGAMTGGGRGYCAVELNSTLVRPMSGRGFYGRGGGRGYRNCFNATGLSGWIRAQRGMQVFGVFGRAVSKEEELETLKIQADLLKKQLDDTQARIQETENQKKPV; this comes from the coding sequence ATGCCAGGTTTTGACGGAACAGGGCCAAGAGGCCAAGGAGCAATGACAGGCGGTGGTAGAGGGTATTGCGCGGTAGAATTAAATAGTACGTTGGTAAGGCCAATGAGCGGCCGCGGTTTTTACGGTAGGGGTGGTGGCCGTGGATATAGAAATTGTTTTAACGCTACGGGGCTTTCGGGTTGGATTAGGGCCCAAAGAGGCATGCAGGTATTTGGGGTTTTTGGCCGAGCAGTTTCCAAAGAGGAGGAATTGGAGACATTAAAAATCCAAGCTGATTTATTGAAAAAACAGCTTGATGATACGCAAGCGCGTATTCAGGAGACGGAAAATCAGAAAAAACCTGTTTAA
- a CDS encoding Fur family transcriptional regulator has protein sequence MPRGNCKGQGWWHGKFRGCGYRLTVGREAILDILSKSEGHLSAEDIYMKIHPKYPSVGLTTVYRTLEVLSNLGMVYKLDFGDGRARYEFAEGPKGAHHHHHLVCTQCNKVIDYTDFIDEEVELLNQTEKGLGQKYKFRITNHLIQFYGVCEQCSGKK, from the coding sequence ATGCCAAGAGGTAATTGTAAAGGACAAGGATGGTGGCACGGAAAATTCAGGGGTTGTGGGTATAGGCTTACTGTTGGTAGGGAGGCCATCCTCGATATTCTGTCTAAATCCGAAGGCCACTTAAGCGCCGAAGATATATATATGAAAATCCATCCCAAGTATCCCAGCGTAGGGCTGACTACTGTTTACCGGACGCTGGAAGTATTGTCAAATCTCGGCATGGTATATAAGCTTGATTTTGGAGATGGCCGGGCACGCTATGAATTTGCCGAAGGCCCTAAAGGAGCGCATCATCACCATCATTTAGTTTGTACGCAATGCAATAAGGTGATCGATTATACTGATTTTATTGATGAAGAAGTTGAGTTGCTTAATCAGACAGAGAAAGGGTTGGGGCAGAAATATAAGTTTAGAATCACCAATCATCTTATACAGTTTTATGGTGTATGTGAGCAATGTAGCGGTAAGAAGTAA
- a CDS encoding radical SAM protein: MAKKLNIPSEIIKLFPVSDKKISFKTDRNAAAGLTDLTLNLTSSCNLRCVYCWNDHGKYSNKRFLGKKKGEFSSNVKDEYMSVETALKAVDILVSERGKDNDLVVDFYGGEPLMNLKTLRATVDYCRENQLKWKTKFHFLLATNGTLLTPDVAEELIDKGVQIAVSIDGPKAVHDNNRPLINQKGSFDIILSNLKRMPKAVMKRLVGRTTVTPFFPDMVKLYENLRNLGFERIELFESEDACHRFLPGQETSFFSTEDSYKLLCKTYEKLALKYIDDVVSGNLNYSKTFFNRFFKLMQRLYYNHEVSGGCPAAKGQIAVGIDGKIYPCTSFLGVHEFELGNVDQGINESKFQAFIKKINKRFEYCQKDCDLFSLCRSTGSCLNVNYFFNGDPAVPHKKSCALFAEKLALAAASLSILSEKIPHRLEELFGFDPIGRRGNKLY, translated from the coding sequence TTGGCAAAGAAGTTGAATATTCCCTCTGAAATAATAAAACTTTTTCCAGTTTCTGACAAAAAAATATCATTTAAAACCGATAGGAACGCGGCTGCCGGTCTTACTGATCTAACCCTTAATTTGACGTCAAGCTGTAATCTTCGCTGTGTTTATTGCTGGAATGACCATGGCAAATACTCCAACAAAAGATTTTTGGGAAAGAAAAAAGGGGAATTTAGCAGCAATGTTAAAGATGAATATATGTCAGTTGAAACCGCTTTAAAAGCGGTGGATATTTTAGTCAGTGAGCGTGGTAAAGATAATGATCTAGTAGTTGATTTTTACGGTGGCGAGCCTTTGATGAACCTTAAAACACTTAGGGCAACGGTTGACTATTGCAGGGAAAATCAATTAAAATGGAAAACAAAGTTCCATTTTCTATTGGCAACAAATGGGACTCTTTTAACTCCAGATGTAGCTGAAGAATTGATTGATAAAGGAGTGCAAATCGCTGTTAGCATCGATGGCCCTAAAGCCGTACATGATAATAACCGGCCACTTATTAACCAAAAGGGTAGTTTTGATATAATTTTATCAAATCTTAAAAGAATGCCTAAGGCAGTCATGAAAAGACTGGTAGGTCGCACTACGGTAACTCCATTTTTTCCTGATATGGTAAAATTGTATGAGAATTTAAGGAATCTAGGGTTTGAGCGGATTGAACTTTTTGAGAGTGAAGATGCATGCCATAGGTTTCTCCCCGGGCAAGAGACAAGCTTTTTCAGTACGGAAGATAGTTATAAGCTTTTATGTAAAACATATGAAAAACTGGCATTGAAATATATTGATGATGTTGTTTCGGGAAATTTGAATTATAGTAAAACGTTCTTCAATCGGTTTTTTAAATTAATGCAAAGGTTGTATTATAATCACGAGGTTTCAGGGGGCTGTCCTGCCGCCAAAGGACAGATTGCGGTAGGCATTGACGGTAAAATTTATCCGTGTACTTCATTTCTAGGAGTGCATGAATTTGAATTGGGAAACGTGGATCAAGGTATCAATGAAAGTAAATTTCAGGCGTTTATTAAAAAGATAAATAAGCGGTTCGAATATTGCCAGAAAGATTGTGATTTATTTAGTCTTTGCCGATCAACGGGCTCTTGTTTGAATGTCAACTATTTCTTTAATGGAGATCCTGCTGTGCCTCATAAAAAAAGTTGCGCTCTTTTTGCTGAAAAATTAGCTTTAGCTGCCGCAAGCCTATCGATTCTTTCCGAAAAGATTCCCCATCGGTTGGAGGAATTGTTTGGGTTTGACCCAATAGGCAGAAGGGGGAATAAATTATATTGA